The Flavobacteriales bacterium genomic sequence GAGACCGCTTATCAGTCCCACTGCACTGAACACATTTCCCCAGCCCACCCATTCGAACACCTGTCCCTGCCAGCGGTAAAGGCTCCAACCCACCAGCAATGATGCGATGGGCACCAGACTGAGGTAGGCCGTTGGCATGTCAGCCGGATCGCATCCTTCAGCACGGGGCCGAGGATGCGCAGCAGTGCCGAAGCAGCGATGAGCCCGAGCAAAGCCAGGTGTCGTGCGGTAGCGCTCCTTGGCCCATTGCGTGGGCATGTAGCGCAGCATCTCGGCCACCTTCTTCGGCTTGGCCTCGGGATGCTCGATCACGATGGTGTCGAATACCGCTTGCTTGGGCATGCCGAATCCCAATAGCTCCTTCGCTTTGTTGCTGATGGCCTTGTTCATGGCAGCGCGAAGGTCGGGTTAGGGGATGAGCTGCCCTTGCCGCTCATCACATGCAGGCGTTGTACCATCATTTCAGTCCGTCGGCAGCTGCTTTGCATGTGCATAGCCGATGGCGCGGATCAGGTCGGCATCGTGCAGGTCGAAGGCGCTGAACACCGCCAGGTCGGGTGGCTCAATGAGCAAGCGGCATCCTTGCGCCGAGCGCGCCACCATCTCGCGGAATCCCAGGTGGATCGTTCGGTCGAAGGTGTCCCAGAAGCCGATGTGCCCATTGAGCGGCACAAGCGGATTCACATACACGGCGATCACCTCCGAACGTCGCTCATTGAATGGCTCGATGGGCAGGTTGTTGCTCAGGCCGCCATCCACGAAGGGCACGCCATCGATCTCGACGGGCGGGAAGATCACGGGCACTGCGCTCGCGGCAAGCAAGGGGGGCACGAGGTCG encodes the following:
- a CDS encoding patatin-like phospholipase family protein, with the protein product MEHLPFVLSGGGARGFAHLGVLEVCIEHGMAPSAISGTSAGALTGAFIAGGMAPSDVLALIHAQVPEIFNRWRILRGDRLSQQRMRDFLESHLPAKCFEELGMPFFVSATDFTTGRQRIFSSGDLVPPLLAASAVPVIFPPVEIDGVPFVDGGLSNNLPIEPFNERRSEVIAVYVNPLVPLNGHIGFWDTFDRTIHLGFREMVARSAQGCRLLIEPPDLAVFSAFDLHDADLIRAIGYAHAKQLPTD